In Vibrio stylophorae, the genomic stretch AGCCGTTTGCTGCATGGGATGCATCAACTGCTCAATAGTGAAATGGTTAAAGCCTAAGGGATCATAGGCTTCCTCAGGCCCACCAATGGTAAAGGATGCCAGCAAAACCTTACCTTTCAGTTTGTCGCCTTTAGATCCATAAGCAAAGTTGTAGCAAAACACATCGTCCAACCATTTTTTCAAAATGGCAGGCATGGCATACCAGAAAAATGGGTACTGCAAGACCACAATATCTGCTGATAACAGCGCTTGCTGCTCCGCTTCAACATCAATTTGATAATCGGGATATAAGCTATCCAAACGGCGAATCTCAACCTGCTCAAGCTGGCTTTCAAGCTGGTTTAAAATCAGTTGATTGGTGTTAGATGTCGCAAGCTCAGGATGCCCTGAAATCACCAGTACTTTGCTCATACATTGCTCCAAGATGAATCTCATTAAAACCGCGAAACAACCATCGCGTGTCACTGTTATGGGCTCAGATTAACGAGTTTGATTATTCACTTGTAGTGCAGTAAATATTAATTTTTAATTAGGTAAAACCTAACAATAAAGAGAGCATTGCGATGCAAGGGACCACCTACCACCAGCTGCATGTGTTTCACCATATCGTGCAACAGGGCAGTATTCGCGGCGCGGCGCGGGCCCTCGGCATGACCTCCCCTTCAGTAAGCCAAGCATTGCGCTTATTAGAAACCAATATTGGTCTGACCCTTTTTCATCGCACCACGCGCAAGGTGGAACTCACCGATGCCGGTCGCCAGCTTTATGAACGCACCCAAGGTGCGATGACCTCATTGAATTATGCACTTGAAAGTGTGGCTGAGCTGGCACAGGTGCCCAGTGGGTTGCTACGCATTACCCTGCCTAAATTTGTCTATCAAGCCTATTTCAAGGCAATTTACCCGCTGTTTTGCCAGCAATATCCGCAAATTACGCTAGAGGTTGTGCTCTCAGATGCAACCTTAGATATCGTCAAAGAAGGGATAGATTTAGGCATTCGCTTTGGCAATAAACTTGAGCCAGATATGGTGGCCAAGCCGCTAACCGAGCCACTGCCAGAAGCGCTCTTTGCCAGCCCTGAATACCTCGCGCGCATGGGTGAGCCCAAAACCATTGACGATCTGCAGCGCCATCAGATGATTCAATATCGTTTTATTACGTCAAATCAGTTTGCGCAAATTCGCTTGATGGATGGCGGCCAGCCGGTACAAATCACCATGCAACATACGCTGATAGTGAATGATACGGATGCTATGTTAGATGCCGCAGAAGCGGGTCTTGGTATTGGCGGTTTAGTACTTTCTGCAGCGCAGCTGCGGATTGATCAAGGCAAGCTATGCCCCGTATTGCCACAGCTTTGGGCCCATGCGCCAGGACTTTATCTTTATTTCAGTCAGCACAGCCAAAAGGTAAAGCGCGTACGCGTGCTCATTGATTTTTTGATGACGCACTTTGCATCAGGCCAGCATAATCAAATTTAATCACTGGCCTTACTGACTGATTTTTCAAGGCATAGCAATCTACTCAAGGTCGAGATAGCTCAAGGTCGAGATAGTCCGGTCAAAGATAATCAAGATCTAAGTTAATCAAGGCTAAAGTTAATCGAGGCTAAAGTTAATCGAGGTCAACGTTACTCAAGGTCAAGGTTACTCAAGATCAAGGTTACTCAAGATCAAACGTAATTTGTGATGCAAACGCTTGGGCGAAATCCTCAAATCGTCTCGGTGCGCGCCCCAATACGCGCGCTACATCATTAGTCACTTCGTCATAGCCGCCTTGGCCGAACCAATCTAAAATTTCAGCCAAATGATCAGCCAGCCAATCACTCATCCCCGCTTGTTTCATCGCTTGCGCTGCAGCTTTCTTCGTTACCGGAATATAATGAATAGTTCGACCGCAAGCTTGCGACAATAGCTGCGCTTGCTCAGCAAAGGTGAGACTCTGCGGCCCCGTCAGGCGATAGGTTTGCTGCTCATGTCCCTGATCTATGAGCGCGCAAACCGCCACTGCGGCCACATCACGAATATCTACCACACTTTGTTTGGCATCGCCCAAGGGCAAAAAGAACTGTCCATATTCATTGATGGTTGGCAGGCTGGCATATAGGTTTTGGTAAAAGGAATTGGGTTGAATCAAGGTATAACTCAGCCCTGATGCTTTAACCTTGGCATCGGTTCTGGCGTGAACGCGAATGATTTCAGCGCCCGCATCCATACTCGCCCCCATGCCAGATAGCTTGACCAAATGAGATGCACCGCTGGCCTGCATCGCAGCAATCACATGATCGACCCAACGCTCATTATCAGGATGTGCCACCATAGACAAATACACGGCGCGCACGCCATGCATCGCCGCCTGCAAACTGACGACATCATCAAAATTACCCTGATAGATCTGTAAGTCCGTTAAACCCAATGCCTTGGCTGATTGGTAATCGCGTACCAGCACACGAAAATCAGCCTTCTTTTGTTGCAGCTGCGCCACCACTTGCGATCCCGTGTTTCCCGTTGCACCTAGAACCAAAATCGACATCAAACATCTCCTTTTGGGTCAGCATTCAACCCACGTCACTGCGCCCATTTTAAGACTAGCGAAGCATGTCCAAAGCGCGGCGATCAAACTTGCGATTCACTCAATGTGAACCAAACTTGAGACGAGTTTTTACATTCAAGGACACGACCATGTATCAAGCATTTTCAGCGCAAGAATGTCATCAACCACTTGTTTGCGTCGAAAAAACACTGCCCAAACTTCAAGACGATGAAGTGGTTATTTCGGTGCAATATTGCGGCATTTGCCATTCAGATATCAGCATGATCGATAACGAATGGGGTATTTCGAACTATCCCATTGTGGCAGGTCACGAAGTGGTAGGAAGCATTGAGGCGGTGGGCGCAAAGGTAACGCATCTTCAGGTGGGGCAAACTGTCGGCTTGGGTTGGCACAGCCACTATTGTCATCTTTGCTCACATTGTATGTCGGGCGATCACAATCTTTGCTCGGATGCACATTCCACCATTATTGGCCGTGACGGCGGCTTTGCCGAAAAAGTCATGGCGCAAGCCAGTGCGGTGATCCCGCTTCCTCAAGGGATGGATGCTCAAAGCGCAGGTCCCCTCTTTTGCGGCGGCATTACGGTGTTTAACCCCATGGTGCAATTTCAAATTAAACCCACAGACAAAGTTGCTGTGATTGGCATTGGTGGCTTGGGCCATCTGGCCATTCAATTTTTAAACGCTTGGGGATGTGAAGTGACGGCATTTACCAGCTCTGCCGACAAAGAGGAAGAGGCGCGAAATTTTGGCGCGCAGCACACCATTAACTCACGCGATCCTGCGCAAATTGAGCAAGCAGCCAATCAGTTTGACTACATCATCTCTACTGTAAATGTGAAGCTCGATTGGAATCTCTATATGACCACGCTCAAACCCAAAGGCCGTCTGCACTTTGTTGGTGCGACTTTAGAGCCCTTAGATTTAACCGTGTTTCCAATGATTATGGGACAAAAAAGTGTCTCCGCCTCCCCCGTGGGAAGCCCTGCAAATATTCGTAAAATGCTCGAATTTGCCCATCAACATCAGATTCAGCCCTTGATTGAAGTGTTTCCATTTACAGAAATCAATACCGCCTTGGATCGCGTGCGCAGCGGCAAAGCGCGGTATCGCGTGGTGTTGGAATGGTAGTTGAAACACTAGTTGGCTTCATTTGCATCGTTGCCATGATAGCCACTGACTGACCAAAATGACTGCCCCGCTCAGCTATCTTGCTATAACAGATGGAACAGGCAGCAAATGGGACTGATAGCAAAAAGCCGCTTCACGCGGCTTTATCTGTTATTTCATCGCACGTTTCATTTCCGCAAGTTCGCTTAATAAATG encodes the following:
- a CDS encoding LysR family transcriptional regulator — encoded protein: MQGTTYHQLHVFHHIVQQGSIRGAARALGMTSPSVSQALRLLETNIGLTLFHRTTRKVELTDAGRQLYERTQGAMTSLNYALESVAELAQVPSGLLRITLPKFVYQAYFKAIYPLFCQQYPQITLEVVLSDATLDIVKEGIDLGIRFGNKLEPDMVAKPLTEPLPEALFASPEYLARMGEPKTIDDLQRHQMIQYRFITSNQFAQIRLMDGGQPVQITMQHTLIVNDTDAMLDAAEAGLGIGGLVLSAAQLRIDQGKLCPVLPQLWAHAPGLYLYFSQHSQKVKRVRVLIDFLMTHFASGQHNQI
- a CDS encoding SDR family oxidoreductase, with amino-acid sequence MSILVLGATGNTGSQVVAQLQQKKADFRVLVRDYQSAKALGLTDLQIYQGNFDDVVSLQAAMHGVRAVYLSMVAHPDNERWVDHVIAAMQASGASHLVKLSGMGASMDAGAEIIRVHARTDAKVKASGLSYTLIQPNSFYQNLYASLPTINEYGQFFLPLGDAKQSVVDIRDVAAVAVCALIDQGHEQQTYRLTGPQSLTFAEQAQLLSQACGRTIHYIPVTKKAAAQAMKQAGMSDWLADHLAEILDWFGQGGYDEVTNDVARVLGRAPRRFEDFAQAFASQITFDLE
- the ahr gene encoding NADPH-dependent aldehyde reductase Ahr, translating into MYQAFSAQECHQPLVCVEKTLPKLQDDEVVISVQYCGICHSDISMIDNEWGISNYPIVAGHEVVGSIEAVGAKVTHLQVGQTVGLGWHSHYCHLCSHCMSGDHNLCSDAHSTIIGRDGGFAEKVMAQASAVIPLPQGMDAQSAGPLFCGGITVFNPMVQFQIKPTDKVAVIGIGGLGHLAIQFLNAWGCEVTAFTSSADKEEEARNFGAQHTINSRDPAQIEQAANQFDYIISTVNVKLDWNLYMTTLKPKGRLHFVGATLEPLDLTVFPMIMGQKSVSASPVGSPANIRKMLEFAHQHQIQPLIEVFPFTEINTALDRVRSGKARYRVVLEW